The following proteins are encoded in a genomic region of Neurospora crassa OR74A linkage group VI, whole genome shotgun sequence:
- the cdc28 gene encoding cell division control protein 2 — protein sequence MENYQKLEKIGEGTYGVVYKARDLANSGRIVALKKIRLEAEDEGVPSTAIREISLLKEMRDPNIVRLLNIVHADGGQGHKLYLVFEFLDLDLKKYMEALPVSDGGRGKALPEGTGAGLHNLGLGEDIIKKFMSQLCEGVRYCHSHRVLHRDLKPQNLLIDRDGNLKLADFGLARAFGVPLRTYTHEVVTLWYRAPEILLGGRQYSTGVDMWSVGCIFAEMCTRKPLFPGDSEIDEIFKIFRLLGTPTEDIWPGVTSYPDFKASFPKWVRDYNVPLCQNLDDVGLELLESMLVYDPAGRISAKAACNHPYFEDYNPKPKSKYRDSSRYA from the exons ATGGAGAACTATCAGAAGCTGGAAAAGATTGGCGAGG GAACGTATGGTGTCGTCTACAAGGCCCGCGACTTGGCTAACAGCGGGCGCATTGTCGCCCTCAAGAAGATCCGCCTCGAAGCCGAAGATGAGGGCGTCCCCTCTACCGCCATCCGTGAGATCTCGCTGCTCAAGGAGATGCGCGACCCCAACATTGTGCGTCTCCTCAACATTGTCCACGCCGACGGCGGTCAAGGCCATAAGCTGTATCTTGTCTTCGAATTCCTCGATCTTGATCTGAAGAAGTACATGGAGGCCCTTCCTGTCAGCGACGGTGGTAGGGGCAAGGCCCTCCCCGAAGGAACGGGCGCCGGACTGCACAATTTGGGACTGGGCGAGGATATCATCAAGAAGTTCATGAGCCAGCTTTGCGAGGGCGTCCGATACTGCCACAGCCACCGTGTCCTACACCGCGATCTCAAGCCCCAGAACCTGCTCATCGACCGCGACGGCAACTTGAAGCTAGCAGATTTCGGTCTCGCCCGCGCCTTTGGTGTTCCACTCCGTACTTATACCCACGAGGTCGTCACATTGTGGTACCGTGCGCCCGAAATCCTGCTGGGTGGTCGTCAGTACTCGACCGGTGTCGATATGTGGTCCGTTGGTTGCATCTTTGCCGAAATGTGCACACGCAAGCCCTTGTTCCCTGGTGATTCGGAAATTGACGAGATCTTCAAGATCTTCCG TCTGCTTGGAACCCCTACTGAGGACATCTGGCCCGGCGTCACCTCCTATCCCGACTTCAAGGCATCTTTCCCCAAGTGGGTACGCGACTACAACGTACCACTTTGCCAAAACCTCGACGATGTCGGTCTTGAGCTACTTGAATCCATGCTTGTCTACGACCCTGCTGGCCGAATCTCTGCCAAGGCAGCGTGCAATCACCCTTACTTTGAAGACTACAACCCCAAGCCAAAGAGCAAATACCGCGACAGCAGCAGATACGCCTAG
- a CDS encoding oxidoreductase encodes MMGGHHDLDAHEQPSDELRLKWKSFAKVDQKIVMNSPEIDDLRSPEKAPEFVLAGSIPTETLNRSFSYICPEDSPEFRTDKDAPIYYHPLLPGLLILPNLIPPEVQKTLLRNIIHRDLNQPHHQTNMHLHFKLPYPPVDPETGLQESFFSYPPDSETCFEPKDPSVHKPLTFQQVFNRKLHWVTLGGQYDWTNRVYPGELPPEFPKDIAGLLETLFPETQAQAAIVNFYTPGDTMMMHRDVSEETDKGLVSLSIGCDSLFMICPEDWGKVSEDEKQKGSAENESGKSDKKFLLLRLRSGDIIYMTKESRFAWHGVPKIFKGTCPEWLEDWPAEDGKYEAWRGWMKNKRININVRQMRD; translated from the exons ATGATGGGTGGACACCATGACCTGGATGCGCACGAGCAGCCGTCGGATGAGCTGCGGCTCAAGTGGAAGTCGTTCGCCAAAGTCGACCAGAAAATCGTCATGAACAGCCCCGAGATCGATGACTTGCGCAGTCCCGAAAAAGCCCCCGAGTTTGTGCTCGCTGGCTCCATTCCTACCGAGACTTTGAACAGGTCCTTCAGCTATATCTGCCCCGAAGACTCACCAGAGTTCCGCACAGACAAGGACGCCCCCATCTATTACCATCCTCTCTTGCCTG GTCTCTTGATTCTCCCAAACCTCATTCCCCCCGAGGTCCAAAAGACGCTACTGCGCAACATCATTCACCGCGATCTCAACCAACCCCATCACCAGACCAACATGCATCTCCATTTCAAGCTCCCCTACCCGCCCGTGGATCCCGAAACAGGCCTTCAggaatccttcttctcctacCCTCCAGATTCCGAGACGTGTTTTGAGCCAAAGGACCCTTCTGTACACAAGCCTCTCACTTTTCAACAAGTCTTCAACCGCAAGCTACACTGGGTCACCCTAGGTGGACAGTATGACTGGACGAATCGCGTTTACCCGGGCGAGCTGCCCCCCGAGTTTCCCAAAGACATTGCCGGCCTTTTGGAGACCCTGTTTCCCGAGACTCAGGCCCAAGCGGCCATTGTCAATTTCTACACCCCCGGCGATACCATGATGATGCACCGCGATGTGTCAGAAGAGACCGACAAAGGCCTGGTCAGCTTGAGTATAGGCTGTGATTCGCTCTTCATGATTTGTCCCGAGGACTGGGGCAAGGTGTCGGAAGACGAAAAGCAAAAGGGATCCGCAGAAAATGAAAGTGGCAAGAGCGACAAGAAGTTCTTGCTGCTAAGGCTACGGTCTGGCGATATCATTTACATGACTAAGGAGTCCAGGTTTGCCTGGCATGGTGTACCCAAAATCTTCAAGGGCACCTGTCCCGAGTGGCTGGAGGATTGGCCCGCCGAAGATGGAAAGTATGAGGCTTGGAGGGGCTGGATGAAGAACAAGCGCATCAATATTAATGTTAGGCAGATGAGGGACTGA
- a CDS encoding D-isomer specific 2-hydroxyacid dehydrogenase produces MRSTPTRFLSSINSHLSAATSNMKLLYPTSLKLDVSQIEGFPSVTLHPYDVKAPIPEEHVDAEILVTWTNSSDNLKDAVNRLTKLRWIQSLAAGPNDVLSAGFDTSKVAVTTGSGLHDHTVAEHTLGLLLNAARRFYEMRDYQLQGKWPGHLGGPQPDRPADRFTTLRDARVLIWGFGNIAKTLTPSLVQLGSHVRGVARRQGVRNGIEVYSEDKLAELLPETDALVMILPGDPSTRHALNAERLKLLPKHAWVVNVGRGTSIDEDALYDALVEERIGGAALDVFETEPLPEPSKLWKAPNLILSPHAAGGRPQGAEQLIVENLRKFLAGQQLKNLI; encoded by the coding sequence ATGCGGTCAACTCCCACCCGCTTTCTTTCCAGCATCAACTCGCATCTCTCTGCAGCAACATCAAACATGAAGCTCCTCTACCCCACCTCTCTCAAGCTGGACGTCTCCCAGATCGAAGGATTCCCTTCCGTCACGCTCCACCCCTACGACGTCAAGGCTCCCATTCCCGAGGAGCACGTCGATGCCGAGATCCTCGTCACCTGGACCAACTCCTCCGACAATCTCAAAGATGCCGTCAACCGTCTGACCAAGCTGCGCTGGATCCAGTCTCTCGCCGCCGGTCCCAATGACGTTCTCAGCGCCGGCTTCGACACCTCCAAGGTTGCCGTCACCACCGGCTCCGGTCTCCACGACCACACCGTTGCCGAGCATACCCTTGGTCTCCTTCTCAATGCCGCCCGCAGATTTTACGAGATGCGGGATTACCAGCTCCAGGGCAAGTGGCCCGGTCACCTCGGCGGTCCCCAGCCCGATCGCCCCGCCGATAGATTCACCACCCTCCGTGACGCTCGCGTCTTGATTTGGGGCTTCGGAAATATCGCAAAGACTCTCACCCCCTCTCTTGTGCAACTTGGATCCCACGTTCGCGGAGTTGCCCGCCGTCAAGGTGTCCGCAATGGAATCGAGGTATACTCTGAGGACAAGCTTGCCGAGCTTCTACCAGAGACCGACGCCTTGGTCATGATCCTCCCTGGCGACCCATCCACAAGGCACGCTCTCAATGCCGAGAGGCTGAAGCTGCTTCCCAAGCACGCCTGGGTGGTCAACGTCGGACGCGGCACCTCCATCGATGAGGATGCCCTCTACGATGCTCTAGTAGAGGAGAGGATTGGCGGTGCCGCTCTCGACGTGTTCGAGACAGAACCTCTTCCTGAGCCAAGCAAGCTCTGGAAGGCCCCCAACCTTATTCTCAGCCCACACGCGGCCGGCGGCAGGCCACAGGGTGCCGAACAGTTGATCGTCGAGAATTTGAGAAAGTTCTTGGCCGGTCAGCAGTTGAAGAACCTCATTTAA
- a CDS encoding endonuclease/exonuclease/phosphatase, with translation MKGVLCWAVAGLQPLLSAALTISEINGNRYISPYNGKTVSDVTGLVTAKSSAGIYIRSTTPDDDEATSDSIYVFSSTIGRTVDVGDIINLGSAKVSEYRSSNTYMYLTELTNPSDITVVSSNNAVTPLVIGKDTLSPPTEQFTSLDEGDIYSVPNAQHNISAVNPVLKPAQYGLDFWESLTGELVTVKAPTALKIPSSYRDTWVIGDWKVTGKNDAGSLTMSAKDSNPETILIGAPLDSTKNPTTTKLGDALEDITGIVTNTYGFYTILPLTAIKIKTPSALTPPPTSLVSSGSCNGLTVGTYNVENLAPTSAHMPKVASQIVKYLKSPDLLFIQEVQDNTGATDDGVVSANKTLATLISAIQSAGGPTYDYVTIEPVNDEDGGQPGGNIRTAYLYNPSILSLKNPNPGSSTDANEVIVDAETGQPSLKFNPGRVDPLNAAWRATRKPLVAEWIAKDGKKPFFTVNVHMTSKGGGSSVHGDVRPPINGGVAKRTQQAEITAKFISKILQADPAARVIAAGDFNEFAFVKPLTTFAEVSGLKELDEALNTPVENRYTYSYDMNAQALDHMYISPVLASSKSKFQHIHVSSWVTDSAVVSDHDPSVALFDVCGGADSNKRVHKL, from the exons atgaAGGGCGTTCTCTGCTGGGCCGTTGCCGGCTTGCAGCCTCTCCTCTCCGCGGCCTTGACTATTTCCGAGATCAACGGCAACAGGTACATCTCGCCCTACAACGGCAAGACTGTCAGCGATGTCACCGGTCTCGTTACTGCCAAGTCCTCCGCCGGTATCTACATCCGCTCGACCACCCCGGACGATGATGAGGCCACTTCCGATTCCATCTACGTCTTCAGCAGCACCATTGGCAGGACCGTCGACGTCGgcgacatcatcaacctgGGCAGCGCCAAAGTGTCTGAGTACAGGTCTTCCAACACCTACATGTACCTGACCGAGCTCACCAACCCATCGGACATCACCGTTGTGTCCAGCAACAACGCTGTCACTCCTCTCGTCATCGGCAAGGACACTCTCTCGCCTCCCACCGAGCAGTTCACCAGCCTCGACGAAGGCGACATCTACAGCGTCCCTAACGCTCAACATAACATTTCTGCCGTCAACCCTGTTCTGAAGCCCGCCCAGTATGGCCTCGACTTTTGGGAGTCCCTCACCGGCGAGTTGGTCACCGTCAAGGCCCCCACTGCCCTCAAGATCCCCAGCAGCTACCGGGATACCTGGGTCATCGGTGACTGGAAGGTCACTGGCAAGAACGACGCCGGTTCTCTCACCATGAGCGCCAAGG actccAACCCCGAAACCATCCTCATCGGCGCCCCCCTCGACTCCACCAAaaaccccaccaccaccaagctcgGCGACGCCCTCGAAGACATCACCGGTATAGTCACCAACACCTACGGCTTCTACACCATCCTGCCCCTCACCGCCATCAAGATCAAGACCCCCTCCGCGCTCACCCCGCCCCCTACCAGCTTGGTCTCCTCCGGATCCTGCAACGGTCTGACAGTCGGCACCTACAACGTCGAGAACCTCGCGCCCACATCCGCCCACATGCCCAAGGTCGCCTCGCAAATCGTCAAGTACCTCAAGTCCCCCGACCTGCTCTTCATCCAGGAAGTCCAAGACAACACGGGCGCTACTGACGATGGTGTGGTGTCCGCCAACAAGACCTTGGCCACCTTGATCTCCGCTATCCAGAGTGCTGGCGGCCCGACTTATGACTATGTCACCATCGAGCCAGTAAATGACGAAGACGGTGGACAACCGGGTGGCAACATCCGCACTGCCTATCTTTACAACCCCTCCATCCTCAGTCTCAAGAACCCGAACCCGGGCTCCAGCACGGATGCCAACGAGGTCATCGTTGATGCCGAAACGGGCCAGCCGAGCCTCAAGTTCAACCCTGGCCGCGTGGACCCCCTTAACGCAGCATGGAGAGCTACGCGCAAGCCGTTGGTTGCCGAATGGATTGCCAAAGACGGAAAGAAGCCCTTCTTCACGGTGAATGTGCACATGACCTCCAAGGGCGGGGGTAGCAGTGTGCATGGCGATGTGAGGCCGCCGATTAATGGCGGGGTTGCGAAACGCACGCAACAGGCGGAGATTACGGCCAAGTTCATCTCGAAGATTTTGCAAGCCGACCCGGCGGCTCGTGTGATTGCTGCTGGTGACTTCAACGAGTTCGCCTTTGTCAAGCCGCTGACTACTTTTGCTGAGGTGTCGGGGCTGAAGGAGCTTGATGAGGCTTTGAACACTCCAGTTGAAAACCGTTATACCTA CTCCTACGACATGAACGCCCAGGCCCTCGATCACATGTACATCTCCCCTGTTCTCGCTTCCTCCAAGAGCAAGTTCCAGCACATCCACGTTAGCTCGTGGGTGACTGATTCTGCTGTTGTTTCGGACCACGATCCTAGCGTTGCGCTGTTCGATGTGTGCGGAGGCGCGGATTCGAATAAGAGGGTTCATAAGCTTTAA